In the genome of Oncorhynchus mykiss isolate Arlee chromosome 30, USDA_OmykA_1.1, whole genome shotgun sequence, the window acatgatgctgccacccccctgcttcacggttgggagggtgttctttgggttgcaagcctccccctttttcctccaaacataacgatggtcattatggccaaacagttctatttttgtttcatcagaccagaggacatttctccaaaaagtacaatctttgtccccatgtgcggttgcaaatcgtagtctggcttttttatgatgcTTTTGGAGTAAGCTtcgtccttgctgagcggcctttcaggttatgtcgatataggactcgatttactgtggatatagatacttttgtacctgtttcctccaggatcttcacaaggtccattgctgttgttctgggattgatttgcacttttcgcaccaaagtacgttcatctctaggacagaaagcgtctccttcctgagcagtatgacggctgcgtggtcccatggtgtttatacttgcgtactgttgtttgtacagatgaacgttgaaccttcaggcgtttggaaattgctcccaaggatgaaccagacttgtggaggtctacattttttggggggctgatttcttttgattttcccatgatgtcaagcaaagaggcactgagtttgaaggtaggccttgaaatacatccacaggtacacctccaattgactcaaatgatgtcaattagcccatcagaatcttctaaagcaacaacataattttctagaattttccaaactgtttaaaggcatgtcaacttagtgtatgttaacttttcacccactggaattgtgatacagtgaattataagtgaaataatttgtctgaaaacaattattggaaaaatgacttgtgtcatgcacaaagtagatgtcctaaccgacttagtaacactatagtttgttaacaagacatttgtggagtggttgaaaaacgagttttaatgactcgtTTTTTTGAAtgacctaagtgtatataaacttccgacttcaactgtagatacagtagacaggGAAGAGGTAAGGGGGCCAGGGGATGTTGAGTGTGAGACATTAAAAATACACTTACGACAACACATGGAATGTACACTAATATCAGACATGGGAACTTTTCAGATTTTGTGTAATTATATAAGATGAAATGTAACACTCATCACATGGACATGGCCAAATATGCACAGCTTACCCCAGGGCAATACCCACACAACATATTGAGGCAATACGCACGCACAAAATATGACATCTGTCTTCAATGAAGCTACTTCAAACTGGGCAAAGCTGAACCTGTCCATTAACAGTGACTGGGATGGAATCGGGAAAGGCAGTGCACATCAAGGATTTCGATGGCTTTGATGGATGGAAAGGCATGGATACCCTGGTTCCTTTCCTGAGGTTTTGATGCAGTTTTAGGAAGTTATTTGACTTTTAAGCGTGTATAATTATTTCGCAAcagcttttttttatttattagacTATCACAGGGTAAGCACTGCCTACCCTGCCTGCCCGTCACGGAGTCTCGCTGAGGTCTTTAAGTGAAAACTCATCTGAAACATATTAAAAGGCTGCTCTAATAGGAGTGCTGAGTGGTACAGAACTGGAGCCACGCAAGCAAAGacatcacacagagacagacaccctaGAAACATGGAACTAAGACCGCTAACAAGGAAGTAAAGGCATGAGTATACAGAATTCAAAACATCACGAAGGGAAATCCTAACTTAATTCAATTGAAAACACTCCTTCCTAAATTGATTTGTTACACTAATCTCGTGCCATGACATGCAGAatagatctgataacattcacaATGCCTATGCAATACACAAACCTTATCTGGTATCCATTATCTAACAAATACAGTGCATTATATGACTAATGGCGACAGGGTagaatgggatgggatgggagaggGTGATGGGGTGAGACAATTACTATTCATTTCTTTTACATGTTTGATTCTTACATACaacagataggtgcagtgaaatgtgtggtTTTCCCTTGATGAAAAATAAGGGGATAGCCTAGTAAAGAACAGCCCCTTGAGACACCTCCATCCTCATCTAAATCTAGCAGAGCAGCTGTGCACAGCAGCCAGTTGCAAACACacatatgtgcacacacacacacacacacatcaatgcaTAGACgtgcactcacacagacacacatgtacatacacacgtgaactctctctctctctcaccctctatcaGTTGTCCTGGCAACCCCTCCCTTGGAGTGTTGAGATATTATTAGCTTTCAGTGGTGATGGTTCTGTGTGAGAGTGGGTTGTTTAGAACCGAATACAAAAGGCTTCGAGGGAATATCGCTTTCCTTCCCTGTATTAAGCTTTTCACACATTTTTCATGGTGATTTTTTTTACCAATAAACCAGTCAGCACATGACATGCAATTTTCACCCACCTAAATGACTAATAACTTCACACCACTCAACACCGAAAAAGAACAGAGACAGTTGGACTCATTAAGACAGCGGAGTACTGAAAGAGGGCAAATCAGTCATTTAAACCATCAGGATTATCAGAAAAACAGTGCAGTTAACTTGGAATGGGAGATACAGGCATAATAGTTTAGGATTACACCGATGACAACATCTGCTTTCCAAATGAAAAATACTGTATAATCCACAAAATAACAATATTAATACTCAGCCATATTGACACATTTTAACACATCCACCCACATAAGAACCTGATGCACAGATTCATTGCATTGTGATTCACTGATTATACATATTGCATTGACTGGTTAAGTACTTTAGGTAATTTTAGGACATCCACAATAGCAATCGTGTGCAAACAGTAGGAACATTCTAGATGCTCTTTGCATGCTATGGTATAGTATGTATGAGAAGGATTCAGGTATCTATAATTCATAGATAGGGTGTTTTACAATCATTTTGACATGGGATTGATCAGTAAGGGCAAACTTTGGTCATTAACTAGGTTCTATAGATGTGTATGtgtaacaaatatattttattttggaaATTGTTAATTTTCcatggtactgtatattacaaTGCACACAGGAAGAGAGGGTAAACAAAATATCAACTTTATCCCAAATATAATACTGTCAATGTTCTAGAAAGTTAGTGCAGTCACATTTAGAGTGAATAGAACATAATGTAATGGTGTTGTACTCTCCTACTCATCCACACCTGGTGTATTGCACAATGGCAATTGTAGAAGTTTGTATAATAACTGCAATCAACCACAACACCAGTCCAAGACCCATCTCTTTTAACCTTTGACCTGTTCGGTCATTACATGGGAGCAGGCTAAGCGTCTTTAGTGGCGTAATACATCCACCTCACAGAAATGTAACATCATCCTGCGACTGCACCCATCGCCAATGGGCGTCATACTCCAGGTGCATTGTGCCGTTCATCTTGCAGCCATCCAGGTCGATCTTGCCGTTCTTATAGGGTTTGAGTTTGGGGCTCTGGTTTTTCCCCAGCTTCTCAGCCAGGCAGGCCCGGGCCGAGTCAGCAAGTCCTCCTGCTTGCCTGACTGCCTTCTCCAGGACGCCATTGCTCTTACTGGGCTGCTGCATTTGGTTGGAGTCCTTGGTGCCCTTGGTGATGGTGGTTCCTTTCACTACCTCTTTGGCCTTAGTCCAAATGGGAGGCTCCTCTTTGGGGATCTCTGGCTTGACTTGGGGAGCCCCAGGCCCAACAACTACCTTGACCCCTGTGCCCGGGCTTAACTCAGCTCCTGCCCCTCCTGTCCCAGCCAAAACCCCTGCCCCAGACACTGCCCCTGCTCCAGCACCTCTCCCCACCCCTACCCCAGCACCTGTCCCTCCGCCAGTCCGAGTGGGCATCTCAGTCCCCAGTGGAGTAGAACACAGCGCATACTCAGAACTAGAGGGGCAGTACTCATCCATGTCGTCCGCCAGGGTGTCCAGGTAGCTACCTATAGAGATGTTATCCAGCTTGTCGTTGAGGGGGTCCTGCAGGCTGCTCCAGCTGTCTCTCCAGGAGGTGTCTCCTCCAGGGCCCTCTCCCAGGCTGTACTGGCTGCTGGTCAGGCTGCTGCAGCGGCTGGCCAGGGTGCCGCGCTCCTCCAGGAGCCACTTGCATGCCTCGATCCCCTCGTGCACCGCCAGCAGCTGCTGCAGGATCTTCACATCCACCGAGCGCAGGTGGGCCTATGGAGAAGAAGATGACTGTACGTTATTGatccagcagagaggagagagggtaggagaaaagaggagagtgtGGGAGAAAAGAGGAAGTGGGAGAAAAGAGGAAGTGGGAGAAAAGAGGAAgtgggagaaaagaggagagagtgtgggagaaaagaggaagtgggagaaaagaggagagagggtgggaggaaaTCAATGGACCCAGGAGAGAGGAGCACCCTtaaaaagaaaaggttcctgGAGGATCCTTTAcgggttcttcaaattgaaactaGGGGGAACCCCTATAATTTCTTTGAAGAACCCCCATTAACAGTTCCAGAAACAACCTTTTTGGGGTTCCTTTTTtaaccaccctctccctcccccgttattattattaataataatcataacaatcagcacaaaaacaacaacaataacacaatattttacttgtcagtgtttattaggattttagtggcaaagcagaatCTAAAAATGAGGTACACTGCCAGCCCCAAGTCCAATTGGTATATCCTCTGgcgtgttgatgttgatgtcctCTGTAGGCtatccatagccagaatgattttgcagtgcatggtgatcgAACAGGTTTCATGTTATATTCATCAAAGGTGTAGGCAGGGTGAAGTCTGTGAATACAACAAAAATATATGCAATTACACAGATGATTAACAAAATGTGCACATGACAGTAGTAATATCTTGGTTTTTGTAGTTAAAAATGATGTGAATTAAAAAAACGTCACTTTTGACACggttttcatacacataccttgtccataatgtgAAGGCCTCTGGGATCTTCATTGAAAAGGTAACGGAGGAGGATGGCTGCTGTGACTGAGTCCTATAAGGTTTTAGAGAAACCATTCATTCAAATTAATTGTAGATGATACATGTGCATAACATTATCAGACAAACCAATACCAATTGTTCATACCTTTGTGTGCCTCCTCGTCAGTATACctgcaaacagacacacacaaatatgtGTGTCCATTGAATTGTGTTCATTTTCtggtttagaaatgttttttttaaagggagAAAGTCTCGAATAACACAACCATCTGCACAAATATAAAAAGATAGAtggtatcatcataaaacaatataCATTTAGATCGTAAAGGGAGGAACCTTACCTGAAATTGAGGAGATCTTAAAATGTTTCTGTtaagtgcctgcacctgctgtccttcagttgggcagttaggttccagCAAGAATCCCCacctcctatggggttcttggaagTACTTTTTGGGGGCATTTTTCAGTGCCAAAAGCAAAGGTTGTACAAGGAAGTTTGAGGATTTTAGAAGAACTGTTGTTGAACCCCTAATTTTTTGAGTGAGGGAGGTGTGAGAGAGTTAGGGGAGAGATAGAAGAGGTAGATATGGGTTAGGATGGAGGGGTAAGAGGAAGacaaggagagggaagagagaggtgaaagaataacggagggagaagaggatgaagagagtAGAAATGAAAGTGTCCGGAtatatacaatgccttcagaaagtattcacaccctttgactttttccaaattttgttgtgttatagcctgaatttaaaaagtATTatattgagattgtgtcactagcctacacacaataccaataACCAAAAATTgggtttttcaaaatgtttacaaattaataagaCATGAAACATTGAAATGTCTTGAAAATAAATATTAAgccactttgttatggcaagcctaaataagtcctgtagtagaaatgtgcttaacaagtcacgtaatacgttacatgaactctgtgtgcaatagtgtctaacatgattttgtaatgactacctcatctctttaacccacatatacaattatcgGTATATTCCTTCAGTCAAGCAGGGAAttccaaacacagattcaacctcaaataccagggaggttttccaatgcctcacaatgGGCACCTATTggttaaaaaaagcagacattgaatatccctttgagcatggttaataattacactttggatggtctatcaatacacccagccacaaagatacaggcgtccttcctccTTAACTCTGTTGCCAGAGTGGAATgtaaccgctcagggatttcaccatgaggccaaaacagagtgaaaagaaggaagcctgtacagaatacaaatattccaaagcaTGCATTCTGTTTACAATAAGGCACAAAAGAAAAACAGCAAAGAATCTGGCAAAGGAATTAACTttgtgtcctgaatacaaagagttatgtttggggcaaatgcaacacatcactgagtaccactgttCATTTTTACAAGCATGGcaatggctgcatcatgttatgggtatgcttgtcatcagcaaggactagggagtttaggattttaaaaaatggaatagagcaaagcacaggcaaaatcgtaGTGAATCGTAGGTTCAGTCTGGTTTCTaatagacactgggagacaaattcacctttcagcagaacaataacctaaagcaAAAGGCCATGTATCCACTtgaattgcttaccaagaagacatggaatgttcctgagtggcctagttacagatttgacttaatcggcttgaaaatctatggaaagacgTGAAAAGGGCTGAAGGGAGGAGCTATATGAGGACGGGCCCATTGTAAtgcctggaatggaatcaatggaaaggAGTCAAAgatgctcctcccaccagcctcatcTGCCCTCCTGGCTTCAtctgttcctcctcccctctcaactTTGAAAACACTTCTGTTTGACACCGTTCGattcattccattccagactTTATAATGAGCCCTTCCTCCTATagctcaccagcctcctctggggGAGATATACTTTTTCTTAATAAAAataaagtgaaagagagaaaaaggtaTAAGGTGAAGGGTGAAAGATGAATGTTGTAGCAGGGTGATGGGGGCAAGAAGAGAAAATATAATTAGGGGTAAGTTTCATTCCTCACAGACAAAAGAAGTTGCCAACAGcagtaaattacatttttttttaaagggtttATTTTATGAGTCCACTTATGGAAATAAGGAGGCACCACTGCTTTTTTAATGCGTGTAGGAGGGATGTTGAATAAgctaaagggagagagaagagaaaaagcAGTGCAAGATGGGAAATCCAACAGAACACAATAGCAGAGATGTGCTCCAGTCCAGTCAGGAGCtag includes:
- the LOC110521791 gene encoding uncharacterized protein LOC110521791; translated protein: MDEGTVSNDSVPDLKDLEVKIGRKTPEGLLKWMREEASTQRGDAKLNSPETKDGDITERKSLDEKIRKLKVDMAHLRSVDVKILQQLLAVHEGIEACKWLLEERGTLASRCSSLTSSQYSLGEGPGGDTSWRDSWSSLQDPLNDKLDNISIGSYLDTLADDMDEYCPSSSEYALCSTPLGTEMPTRTGGGTGAGVGVGRGAGAGAVSGAGVLAGTGGAGAELSPGTGVKVVVGPGAPQVKPEIPKEEPPIWTKAKEVVKGTTITKGTKDSNQMQQPSKSNGVLEKAVRQAGGLADSARACLAEKLGKNQSPKLKPYKNGKIDLDGCKMNGTMHLEYDAHWRWVQSQDDVTFL